One Edaphobacter flagellatus genomic region harbors:
- a CDS encoding LysR family transcriptional regulator translates to MTSLPSIACLQSFESVARHGSVSRASVELNLTQSAVSRQIHQLEGLLDVALFERVRQRMVITDAGRLYLKDVNRVLVDLKSSTSRVMACGGNANLLNLAVLPTFATQWLVPRLSGFLQRYPDVTVNFSTRSTQFDFEAEPFDAAIHYGSPNWPGAVAYHLMDEETVPVCSPKFETAHRIRKPADLTHAVLLHQSTRTEAWSEWFKLMGINNSHPLRGPRFEQFGLIAQAAVCGLGVALLPKLLIEDELTSGKLSLLFTYPIRSTNSYYVVAPEAKASAPLTASFIQWMIHEARTADQPVMQKNHKRLKKY, encoded by the coding sequence ATGACATCGCTTCCATCGATCGCCTGCTTGCAATCTTTTGAAAGCGTTGCGAGACACGGGAGTGTCTCGCGTGCATCCGTCGAGTTGAATTTGACCCAGAGCGCAGTGAGCCGCCAGATTCACCAGCTAGAAGGATTGTTGGATGTTGCTCTATTCGAAAGAGTGCGCCAGCGAATGGTGATTACCGATGCAGGCAGGCTCTATCTCAAAGATGTGAATAGGGTGCTGGTAGATTTGAAAAGCTCTACTAGTCGAGTCATGGCTTGCGGTGGAAATGCAAACCTTCTTAACCTCGCGGTCCTGCCGACCTTTGCGACCCAATGGCTCGTACCAAGGCTATCTGGTTTTTTACAGCGATATCCGGATGTCACGGTAAATTTTTCTACTCGGTCCACACAATTTGACTTTGAAGCTGAGCCTTTCGATGCTGCAATTCACTACGGATCACCGAATTGGCCTGGAGCTGTCGCCTATCACCTTATGGACGAAGAGACCGTGCCGGTTTGCAGCCCAAAATTCGAAACAGCCCATCGAATCAGGAAACCCGCGGACTTAACGCATGCCGTCTTGCTCCATCAATCAACTCGTACTGAAGCCTGGTCGGAATGGTTCAAATTGATGGGAATTAATAACTCTCATCCCCTGCGCGGTCCGCGATTTGAGCAGTTCGGTCTGATCGCACAGGCGGCAGTCTGTGGGCTGGGTGTGGCCCTTTTGCCAAAACTCCTGATTGAAGATGAGCTCACTTCTGGCAAGCTCTCTCTCTTGTTCACTTATCCCATTCGAAGCACGAATTCCTACTATGTGGTTGCGCCTGAGGCCAAGGCTTCGGCACCCCTTACAGCCTCTTTCATTCAATGGATGATTCACGAAGCCAGAACAGCAGATCAGCCGGTCATGCAAAAAAATCATAAGAGATTAAAAAAATACTGA
- a CDS encoding DUF1338 domain-containing protein: MQSGFRGTLRVVLDEIIGIERTGRLFRVLEVNRALTADSMPNASRAILAQALNMLLFEDLLERVPEAKSYVKYCLHHGRTVMHDHGAVRTIATTGMGSLPGGEEAITRILRPLGYALNGIYPLERLRMTGRSYAQVDLPEEIAQFFISELHPERFSTGFQEALSRVTSASTDPLTSEAQVLLEELESTHSLSIDQSVALLPALVSCFGRQHGEITLNDYELLLAESSEAAWISTEGNAFNHVTDRVEDVDRLAAEQKALGQPMKAAVEVSQSGRVRQTAFHAARVLRTFHVVGGVVEKEVPGSFLEFITRLPLPQDESEKKRLDLSFDSSNAQAIFKMTSTAKA; the protein is encoded by the coding sequence ATGCAATCAGGATTCCGAGGTACGTTGCGAGTAGTCCTTGACGAGATAATTGGGATCGAGCGAACAGGACGGCTATTCAGGGTTCTCGAAGTTAATCGTGCACTTACCGCGGATTCAATGCCGAACGCTTCAAGAGCGATACTGGCACAAGCACTCAACATGCTGCTTTTCGAGGACCTGTTAGAGCGAGTTCCTGAGGCAAAAAGCTATGTAAAGTATTGCCTTCATCATGGAAGGACCGTCATGCACGATCATGGTGCTGTTCGCACAATTGCTACGACAGGTATGGGAAGCCTTCCAGGCGGAGAAGAAGCAATCACACGGATTTTGCGTCCTCTTGGATACGCTCTTAATGGGATCTATCCATTAGAGAGGCTGCGCATGACAGGGCGTTCCTATGCTCAGGTTGACCTCCCAGAGGAGATTGCACAATTTTTTATCAGCGAACTGCATCCTGAACGTTTTTCTACGGGCTTTCAGGAAGCTTTAAGTCGTGTTACTTCAGCTTCAACAGACCCACTCACTTCTGAGGCGCAAGTACTGCTTGAAGAGTTGGAATCTACGCATTCTCTAAGCATCGATCAGAGTGTCGCTTTACTGCCGGCTCTCGTCTCTTGTTTTGGTCGTCAGCACGGAGAAATAACCCTCAATGACTATGAGCTATTGCTGGCTGAATCCTCCGAAGCTGCATGGATTTCAACTGAGGGTAATGCCTTCAATCACGTCACAGATCGTGTTGAGGATGTTGACCGTTTGGCGGCCGAGCAAAAGGCATTGGGGCAACCCATGAAAGCTGCGGTCGAGGTTTCCCAATCCGGCAGAGTACGCCAGACCGCGTTCCATGCAGCACGCGTCCTCAGAACCTTCCATGTAGTAGGTGGCGTGGTAGAAAAAGAAGTGCCCGGCTCTTTTCTGGAATTCATTACGCGTCTGCCATTGCCGCAGGATGAATCAGAGAAAAAACGGTTGGACCTGAGTTTTGATAGCTCGAATGCGCAGGCTATCTTTAAGATGACTTCCACCGCAAAGGCATAA
- a CDS encoding ribulokinase — protein MAIVMGADFGTQSVRVTLYDSERGRLGTEVAEYPLHRHANYGAYATQSHFDQMDALTKACRAVLSVAGTDGEYVASIAIDTTGSSVIMVDCDLQPLDEYYLWCDTRASEEAQQITATAHRMGLPHIDWCGGYYSPEWGFAKVLHWMRHASVEKRERFATALENCDMVAATLTGARKPDGLKRSICAMGHKWMWNAALGGLPPDEFFAQVDPLLASMRDQISGSFLTSNEICGSLTHEWAQRLRLKAGIPIPVGALDAHWDAIGAGCREGDIVNVVGTSTCVIAVMRDKHAIPGVSGIVPGSVNPSLTGIEAGIPAVGDMFDAIARRAGTTVGELAGKLQGYRIGQTGLLKLCWDNGDRTVLGNPDVGGITMGWNLQSTPQDELFAAIEATAFQTRIIVERMEESGVPVHRVVNGGGIPQNSPLLNQIYANVLNKPVLVPDGIPTSLGSVIFAMKAAGSFPSIEAAQDALCLPYKVTMPQPEESARAEALYHLYRDVYLAMGLPHAEPKPLGHVLPRLKSIRQSMFCSAPTPSWR, from the coding sequence ATGGCAATTGTCATGGGCGCGGACTTTGGCACGCAGAGTGTTCGCGTTACTTTGTATGATTCGGAACGTGGTCGGCTCGGCACGGAAGTGGCCGAGTATCCCCTACATCGTCATGCGAACTACGGCGCCTATGCTACTCAGTCGCATTTCGATCAGATGGATGCACTAACAAAAGCCTGTCGTGCTGTATTGAGCGTAGCGGGAACGGATGGAGAATATGTTGCATCGATTGCGATCGACACGACCGGGTCGAGTGTGATCATGGTTGATTGCGACCTCCAGCCACTTGATGAATATTACCTTTGGTGTGATACGAGAGCCTCAGAAGAGGCGCAACAGATCACCGCGACTGCACATCGCATGGGCTTGCCGCATATCGATTGGTGTGGTGGTTATTACTCTCCGGAGTGGGGATTTGCAAAAGTATTGCACTGGATGCGCCACGCCTCAGTAGAGAAGCGAGAGCGGTTTGCGACAGCTCTGGAAAATTGCGACATGGTAGCAGCGACCTTGACCGGCGCAAGAAAACCCGATGGCTTAAAGCGAAGCATTTGCGCTATGGGCCACAAATGGATGTGGAACGCTGCTTTGGGTGGGTTACCACCAGATGAGTTCTTTGCTCAGGTCGATCCTCTGTTGGCAAGTATGCGGGATCAAATTAGTGGTTCATTCCTTACATCCAATGAGATTTGCGGTTCACTAACGCATGAATGGGCTCAGAGGCTTAGGCTTAAAGCGGGCATTCCAATTCCGGTAGGTGCGCTGGACGCACATTGGGACGCTATAGGAGCCGGTTGTCGTGAGGGGGACATCGTCAATGTCGTGGGGACGTCTACGTGTGTAATTGCCGTAATGCGCGACAAACATGCAATCCCTGGCGTCAGCGGCATTGTTCCTGGTAGCGTCAATCCTTCACTAACCGGCATTGAAGCAGGTATTCCTGCCGTTGGTGACATGTTTGATGCCATAGCTAGACGTGCAGGAACCACGGTCGGCGAACTAGCTGGAAAGCTCCAGGGCTACCGCATCGGCCAAACAGGTTTGCTAAAGCTCTGCTGGGATAACGGTGATCGCACTGTTCTCGGTAATCCTGATGTAGGCGGGATCACCATGGGATGGAACCTACAGAGTACACCGCAGGACGAACTCTTTGCTGCTATCGAGGCCACCGCATTTCAGACAAGAATTATTGTGGAGCGCATGGAAGAAAGCGGTGTACCAGTACATCGTGTAGTGAACGGAGGTGGAATCCCTCAGAACAGTCCACTGCTAAACCAAATCTATGCGAATGTTCTCAACAAACCCGTGTTGGTTCCTGACGGCATACCCACTAGTTTAGGTTCGGTCATCTTCGCCATGAAGGCAGCTGGATCGTTCCCTTCGATCGAAGCTGCCCAAGACGCTCTCTGTCTACCGTATAAAGTAACCATGCCGCAACCAGAGGAGTCCGCTCGAGCAGAGGCACTCTACCACCTCTATCGAGATGTCTATTTAGCAATGGGGCTTCCGCATGCTGAACCCAAACCCCTCGGACATGTGCTGCCGAGACTTAAAAGCATTCGCCAAAGCATGTTTTGCTCCGCTCCAACTCCAAGTTGGCGTTAG
- a CDS encoding MFS transporter — protein sequence MPATTSAVSLNKHHQSSYRWWLIGMLWFVCFCNYADRQAIFSVFPPLRSELKLTDVQLGIVASSFMWMYALVGPIAGWVSDRVPPRTVILCALGFWSLVTAATAFCHSFELIVFFRTLGGLGEAFYFPAAMALIGLYHSAFTRSRAMALHQSGVYAGTIAGGTLAGFIAQEHSWRTSFIVFGAAGILLMVFLAIGLRKPPASASNIELNADQDFLRGVVDVLSRGRVLTLIGVFIGANFVAVVFLTWLPTFLYTKFHFGLAKAGFSSTAYLQIASVTGVLLGGALADRLASHRVGGRQLVQAVGLLLGVPFIYLTGWSLTMTGLIVGMVGFGFFKGMYDANIWASLYDVIPVERRGVAAGLMNSLGWLGGGFAPIFIAKAAENFGLSACLSATSAIYLCLGFVLLRLVSNMRRSIT from the coding sequence TTGCCTGCAACTACCTCGGCGGTATCGCTGAATAAGCATCATCAAAGCAGCTATCGCTGGTGGTTGATTGGGATGCTGTGGTTTGTTTGCTTTTGCAACTATGCGGATCGGCAGGCAATTTTCTCTGTTTTCCCTCCTTTGCGCAGCGAACTGAAGCTTACAGATGTCCAGCTAGGTATCGTTGCCTCTTCGTTTATGTGGATGTATGCGCTTGTTGGTCCGATAGCTGGCTGGGTCTCGGACCGTGTTCCCCCGCGTACAGTCATATTGTGCGCTCTAGGTTTCTGGTCCCTTGTGACAGCGGCCACTGCATTCTGTCATAGCTTTGAGCTGATAGTATTTTTTCGGACGCTTGGAGGATTAGGCGAAGCCTTTTACTTTCCAGCGGCAATGGCGCTGATTGGTCTTTATCACTCTGCGTTCACACGTTCTCGGGCCATGGCTCTGCACCAGTCTGGCGTCTATGCAGGCACCATAGCTGGCGGGACTCTAGCAGGATTTATTGCACAAGAGCACAGCTGGCGTACATCGTTTATCGTCTTCGGCGCAGCCGGTATTCTGCTGATGGTCTTCTTAGCTATCGGATTGCGCAAACCTCCGGCAAGTGCTTCGAATATTGAACTTAATGCAGATCAGGATTTCTTGCGCGGAGTGGTGGATGTTCTTTCTCGGGGGCGTGTTCTTACGCTGATTGGCGTTTTTATTGGCGCGAACTTTGTAGCTGTCGTTTTCTTGACTTGGTTGCCGACCTTTCTCTACACCAAATTTCACTTCGGCCTTGCGAAGGCAGGCTTTAGCAGTACGGCCTATCTGCAAATAGCATCTGTTACTGGCGTTTTATTGGGGGGAGCACTCGCTGATCGTCTTGCATCCCATCGAGTAGGAGGGCGCCAGCTGGTCCAAGCCGTTGGCTTACTACTTGGTGTGCCTTTTATTTATTTGACAGGTTGGTCCCTAACAATGACTGGCCTGATCGTTGGGATGGTAGGCTTCGGCTTTTTCAAGGGTATGTATGATGCGAACATATGGGCTTCGCTCTATGACGTAATTCCTGTTGAGCGACGGGGCGTTGCGGCCGGACTGATGAACTCATTAGGCTGGCTTGGCGGCGGTTTTGCCCCTATCTTTATTGCAAAAGCAGCAGAGAACTTTGGCCTGAGCGCATGTCTTAGTGCTACTTCTGCTATTTATCTTTGCTTGGGGTTTGTGCTTCTACGCCTCGTATCCAACATGCGGCGCAGTATTACCTGA
- a CDS encoding GntR family transcriptional regulator, producing MKAYQLIQTKIATGQLPAGTLLSELAIAKELGSSRTPVREAAGQLLAEGLLDLNPGGGLVVTQLTRQAIIDLYELREALEVFAVGRAARDGVRPADKTRLESFLEETQALIRELKNSGKPELNVEQMKRFSVADLSFHALLIRLAANVRILKVVNDTRLMIRIFAIHKSGHCREELERIYKHHRAILQAVLQRNPEEAKRLLAEHIQASARERLDEFDQWERESHLTALDASAPFVV from the coding sequence ATGAAGGCCTATCAGCTTATCCAAACCAAAATTGCCACGGGCCAACTTCCAGCAGGTACCCTGTTGAGCGAGCTCGCTATTGCAAAAGAACTGGGCAGCAGCCGCACGCCGGTTCGAGAAGCCGCAGGGCAGCTGCTTGCTGAGGGTCTTCTGGATTTAAACCCTGGAGGTGGCCTTGTCGTTACCCAGTTAACCCGACAAGCAATCATTGATCTGTATGAGCTGAGAGAAGCTCTGGAGGTCTTCGCCGTAGGACGTGCCGCACGTGATGGTGTACGTCCAGCGGATAAAACCCGCCTGGAAAGCTTTCTTGAAGAGACGCAGGCCCTAATTCGCGAGCTTAAAAATAGCGGGAAGCCAGAGCTTAATGTCGAACAGATGAAGCGCTTCTCCGTCGCCGATCTTAGTTTTCATGCTTTGCTCATTCGCCTGGCCGCGAATGTCCGCATTCTGAAAGTCGTGAACGACACGAGGCTAATGATTCGCATCTTCGCAATCCACAAGAGTGGCCACTGCAGGGAAGAATTGGAACGGATTTACAAACATCACCGAGCCATTCTTCAGGCGGTGTTGCAACGCAACCCTGAGGAAGCGAAGCGGCTTTTAGCTGAGCATATTCAAGCTAGCGCGCGAGAGCGCTTAGATGAATTCGATCAGTGGGAGCGTGAAAGCCATCTCACCGCACTGGATGCTTCCGCTCCGTTTGTTGTGTAG
- a CDS encoding dihydrodipicolinate synthase family protein — MTKYYGVYAALLTSRDAEGDLDLTNYRRQFNMPAEELLSGYAINGATGEFLICAPDELAVMVSTARSAAPSKQLIVGIGASNVRGAVLRGKIAKDNGADTLLLPMPSFFPYRQDDLRAFVLAVADAVSLPILLYNLPQFTTRLDVDTAIALLKAHENIVGIKDSSGMLDIMRAITEAKLGVARIIGNDDALCKALELGLCDGVVSGVACTLPELITRLFINGPASESFAPDRLLLDQFIAQLSLLPTPWGLKAASHVRGFSDASYPFPLSSERQIEIAALEKWFCGWMHSVIKE; from the coding sequence ATGACGAAATATTACGGAGTCTATGCGGCACTTCTGACGTCACGGGATGCGGAGGGCGATCTTGACCTCACAAACTACAGAAGACAATTCAACATGCCAGCCGAAGAATTACTCTCCGGTTATGCAATTAATGGTGCTACAGGAGAGTTTCTCATCTGTGCTCCAGATGAGCTTGCGGTAATGGTGAGTACCGCTCGCAGTGCCGCACCCTCTAAGCAGCTTATTGTCGGTATTGGGGCAAGCAATGTAAGAGGCGCCGTCTTGCGTGGAAAAATTGCGAAGGACAACGGCGCCGATACCTTATTGCTTCCGATGCCGAGCTTTTTCCCATATCGGCAGGATGATTTGCGAGCCTTTGTGCTCGCGGTTGCTGATGCCGTTTCCTTGCCCATACTGCTTTATAACCTTCCTCAATTCACTACTAGGCTTGATGTAGACACTGCGATAGCTCTTCTAAAGGCACACGAAAATATTGTTGGTATCAAAGACAGCAGTGGAATGCTCGACATCATGCGGGCCATTACAGAAGCCAAACTTGGCGTTGCGCGCATTATTGGCAACGACGATGCGCTGTGTAAAGCACTAGAGTTAGGTTTATGTGATGGTGTTGTATCCGGGGTAGCATGTACGCTACCGGAGCTAATAACACGCCTCTTTATCAATGGGCCTGCCAGTGAAAGTTTTGCTCCAGACCGGTTGCTGCTCGATCAGTTCATCGCACAGCTATCTTTGCTGCCGACGCCGTGGGGGCTGAAGGCTGCCAGTCATGTGCGAGGTTTCTCGGATGCAAGCTATCCTTTTCCGCTCTCATCAGAACGACAGATTGAGATCGCTGCGTTAGAAAAATGGTTTTGTGGCTGGATGCATTCCGTAATAAAGGAATAA
- a CDS encoding fucose isomerase, translating into MKSIYLVTSGDLRQSANEVCWPAQAELESTLTKCFADKGCNLIRAFPYDASKGHGFISSQRMGMNIFTTIPKDAPLVFATAAWQYTHHVLPGMRSHHGPILTVANWSGKWPGLVGLLNLNGSLIKAGVRFSTLWSQDFTDDFALGGLSEWIDTGTIKHNPAHVTSLDGAILSSDAHQLGEKLASELKKRKVILGVFDEGCMGMYNAIIDDELLNRSGFYKERLSQSALYARMRTINNDDANAVRAWLNAKGLKFNTGTDEATELTDKQVFDQCRMYIAAVRIADEFGCDSIGIQYQQGLKDLVPASDLVEGLLNNPDRPPVRNDDGRELFTGDALPHFNEVDECAGVDAVVTNRCWKALGLDPSTTLHDVRWGKEYDGNFVWLWQISGAAPASHFVNGYAGSESDRQPPMYFPLGGGTLKGIGKPGDIVWSRIFVETDSIHIDIGLGKVVALPPQETEARWNEVTKQWPMISVITEGIGRDAFMARHRANHVSIAYAGSREEALKALTVKASMCAALGITVHLCGVVL; encoded by the coding sequence ATGAAAAGTATCTATCTTGTCACCAGTGGCGATCTTCGACAGAGCGCTAATGAAGTCTGCTGGCCAGCCCAGGCTGAGCTGGAAAGCACACTAACAAAGTGCTTCGCGGATAAAGGGTGTAATCTGATTCGCGCTTTTCCGTACGATGCTTCGAAGGGGCACGGTTTTATTTCCAGCCAGCGGATGGGGATGAATATCTTCACAACTATCCCCAAGGATGCTCCATTAGTTTTCGCTACGGCAGCTTGGCAATACACGCACCATGTGCTCCCAGGTATGCGATCACATCATGGCCCCATCCTTACTGTGGCTAATTGGTCTGGCAAATGGCCGGGACTTGTGGGGCTCTTGAACCTAAATGGCTCTTTGATCAAAGCGGGGGTACGCTTTTCGACGTTATGGAGCCAAGACTTTACAGATGATTTTGCTCTTGGCGGCCTAAGTGAATGGATCGACACTGGCACGATCAAGCACAATCCTGCACATGTAACATCGCTGGATGGTGCAATTCTTAGCAGCGATGCTCACCAGCTTGGAGAAAAACTCGCATCGGAATTGAAAAAAAGGAAGGTCATTCTCGGTGTTTTTGATGAAGGGTGTATGGGAATGTATAACGCCATCATCGACGATGAACTGCTTAACCGTTCAGGATTCTACAAAGAGCGCCTGAGCCAATCGGCACTGTATGCTCGCATGCGCACCATAAATAATGATGATGCAAATGCCGTGCGTGCATGGCTAAATGCGAAGGGACTAAAATTTAATACCGGCACTGACGAAGCAACGGAACTTACGGACAAACAGGTCTTCGATCAATGCCGTATGTATATTGCGGCAGTCAGAATTGCGGATGAATTTGGTTGTGACAGTATTGGTATCCAGTATCAACAGGGGTTGAAGGACCTTGTGCCTGCATCCGATCTTGTTGAGGGCCTATTAAATAATCCGGACCGCCCGCCTGTTAGGAACGACGATGGGCGTGAACTTTTTACTGGGGATGCCTTACCACACTTCAACGAAGTAGATGAGTGTGCAGGCGTGGATGCTGTCGTAACGAATCGCTGCTGGAAGGCACTTGGTCTTGATCCTTCCACCACGTTGCATGATGTTCGTTGGGGGAAGGAGTACGATGGCAACTTTGTCTGGCTATGGCAGATATCGGGGGCTGCCCCTGCAAGTCACTTCGTTAATGGTTATGCTGGCTCGGAGAGCGATCGTCAGCCTCCTATGTATTTTCCACTTGGAGGGGGAACGCTTAAGGGGATTGGCAAGCCGGGAGACATCGTCTGGAGCCGAATTTTTGTCGAGACTGATTCCATCCACATCGACATAGGTTTGGGAAAAGTCGTCGCGCTGCCTCCGCAGGAGACGGAAGCCAGGTGGAATGAAGTTACAAAGCAGTGGCCGATGATCAGCGTTATTACGGAAGGTATTGGACGCGATGCCTTCATGGCACGCCATCGGGCAAACCACGTCAGCATCGCATATGCGGGAAGTCGTGAAGAAGCACTGAAGGCACTTACTGTAAAAGCAAGTATGTGCGCGGCTCTTGGTATAACGGTCCATCTCTGTGGGGTTGTCTTATAG